From Solwaraspora sp. WMMD1047, the proteins below share one genomic window:
- a CDS encoding DUF2000 domain-containing protein encodes MSAFPTKIAVLLRDDLATWQRLNVTAFLVSGIAASVPETIGEPYADADGTKYLPMFGQPVLVFAGDGPLLTAAHGRALDRGLPMSVFTAELFATGNDLDNRAAVRAVARADLDLVGIAVFGPRNSVDKAFKGARLHP; translated from the coding sequence ATGAGCGCCTTTCCCACCAAGATCGCGGTGCTGCTCCGCGACGACCTGGCCACCTGGCAACGCCTCAACGTGACGGCCTTCCTGGTCAGCGGCATCGCCGCGAGCGTGCCGGAGACGATCGGCGAGCCCTACGCCGACGCCGACGGCACCAAGTACCTGCCGATGTTCGGCCAGCCGGTGCTGGTCTTCGCCGGTGACGGCCCGCTGCTGACCGCCGCGCACGGCCGGGCGCTCGACCGCGGCCTGCCGATGTCGGTGTTCACCGCCGAGCTCTTCGCGACCGGCAACGACCTGGACAACCGGGCGGCCGTGCGGGCGGTCGCCCGTGCGGATCTCGACCTGGTCGGAATCGCCGTCTTCGGCCCCCGCAACAGCGTCGACAAGGCGTTCAAGGGCGCCCGCCTGCATCCGTAG
- a CDS encoding O-methyltransferase — MYDSEQRWRAVDGYLATTLVDEDEALVAARTSARDAGLPAYEVAPNQGALLALLARLGGARRVLEIGTLAGYSTIWLARAVEHVTTIELDPGYAELAERNLAAAGVADRVELLVGAAVDRLAELVARGGPAYDLVFIDADKPNNPAYLAAALRLTRPGSLIIADNVVRDGAVVDPDCPDDRVRGVREFLELVRADPRLEATALQTVGVKGWDGFALVLVR, encoded by the coding sequence ATGTACGACTCCGAACAGCGCTGGCGGGCGGTGGACGGCTATCTCGCCACCACCCTCGTCGACGAGGACGAGGCGCTGGTGGCCGCCCGTACCAGCGCCCGGGACGCCGGCCTGCCGGCGTACGAGGTGGCACCGAACCAGGGCGCCCTGCTGGCCCTGCTGGCCCGCCTCGGCGGCGCCCGCCGGGTGCTGGAGATCGGCACGCTGGCCGGGTACTCGACGATCTGGCTGGCCCGGGCGGTCGAGCACGTCACCACGATCGAACTCGACCCCGGGTACGCCGAGCTGGCCGAGCGGAACCTGGCCGCCGCCGGGGTGGCCGACCGGGTGGAGTTGCTGGTGGGCGCCGCCGTGGACCGGCTGGCCGAGCTGGTGGCGCGCGGCGGGCCGGCGTACGACCTGGTCTTCATCGACGCCGACAAGCCGAACAACCCGGCCTATCTCGCGGCGGCGCTGCGGCTGACCCGGCCGGGCAGCCTGATCATCGCCGACAACGTGGTCCGGGACGGGGCGGTGGTGGATCCGGACTGCCCGGACGACCGGGTCCGGGGCGTCCGGGAGTTCCTGGAGCTGGTCCGGGCCGACCCACGGCTGGAGGCGACCGCACTGCAGACGGTCGGGGTCAAGGGCTGGGACGGCTTCGCGCTGGTGCTGGTGCGTTGA
- a CDS encoding glycosyl hydrolase family 18 protein, with protein sequence MKRSLRLALCAGVAVAAAVAVVPMTSAFGAGNVTTTFTASSDWGSGHEVRVTVSNGTDAPLNTWRVEFDLPAGTTISSFWDADVTRSGNRYTAVKKSWAGALAPGASTSWGYIGSGAYKAPTNCTVNGASCGGGSTPPTTAPPTTAPPTTAPPTTPPPTTPPPTTPPGGKKVVGYFTQWGVYGRNYHVKNIHTSGSAAKLTHILYAFGNTTGGRCTIGDSYADYDKAYTAAESVDGVGDTWDTGALRGNFNQLRKLKAMYPHLKVIWSFGGWTWSGGFTQAARDPAAFAQSCYNLVEDPRWADVFDGIDIDWEYPNACGLTCDESGPNAFKNVISALRTRFGSSALVTAAITADGSNGGKIDATDYAGAAGNLNWIMPMTYDYFGAFNPQGPTAPHSPLTSYAGIPQQGFWSDAAIQKLKSKGIPASKLLLGIGFYGRGWTGVTQTGPGGTATGAAPGTYEAGIEDYKVLKNTCPATGTVGGTAYAKCGNNWWSYDTPATIGGKMSYANGQSLGGAFFWELSGDTTNGELITAIKNGLG encoded by the coding sequence ATGAAGAGATCCCTCCGCCTGGCGCTCTGCGCCGGGGTGGCGGTCGCGGCCGCGGTCGCCGTCGTACCGATGACCTCGGCGTTCGGTGCCGGAAATGTCACCACCACCTTCACCGCCAGCTCCGACTGGGGCAGCGGACACGAGGTCCGGGTCACCGTCAGCAACGGAACCGACGCCCCGCTGAACACCTGGCGGGTCGAGTTCGACCTGCCCGCCGGCACCACGATCAGCAGCTTCTGGGACGCCGACGTCACCCGCAGCGGCAACCGCTACACCGCGGTCAAGAAGAGCTGGGCCGGAGCGCTCGCCCCCGGCGCTTCGACCAGCTGGGGCTACATCGGCTCCGGCGCCTACAAGGCGCCGACGAACTGCACGGTGAACGGCGCGTCCTGCGGCGGCGGCAGCACCCCGCCGACCACCGCGCCACCCACCACCGCCCCGCCGACCACCGCGCCGCCCACCACTCCACCCCCGACGACCCCGCCGCCGACCACCCCACCGGGCGGCAAGAAGGTCGTCGGCTACTTCACCCAGTGGGGCGTCTACGGCCGCAACTACCACGTGAAGAACATCCACACCAGCGGGTCCGCGGCCAAGCTGACCCACATCCTGTACGCCTTCGGCAACACCACCGGCGGCCGGTGCACCATCGGCGACTCCTACGCCGACTACGACAAGGCGTACACCGCGGCGGAGAGCGTCGACGGGGTCGGTGACACCTGGGACACCGGCGCGCTGCGGGGTAACTTCAACCAGCTCCGCAAGCTCAAGGCGATGTACCCGCACCTGAAGGTGATCTGGTCGTTCGGCGGCTGGACCTGGTCGGGCGGCTTCACCCAGGCCGCGCGGGACCCGGCGGCGTTCGCCCAGTCCTGCTACAACCTGGTCGAGGACCCGCGCTGGGCCGACGTCTTCGACGGCATCGACATCGACTGGGAGTACCCGAACGCCTGCGGCCTGACCTGCGACGAAAGCGGCCCGAACGCGTTCAAGAACGTGATCTCGGCGCTGCGTACCCGGTTCGGCTCCTCGGCCCTGGTCACCGCCGCGATCACCGCGGACGGCAGCAACGGCGGCAAGATCGACGCCACCGACTACGCCGGGGCGGCCGGCAACCTCAACTGGATCATGCCGATGACCTACGACTACTTCGGCGCCTTCAACCCGCAGGGCCCGACCGCCCCGCACTCGCCGCTCACCTCGTACGCCGGCATCCCGCAGCAGGGCTTCTGGTCCGACGCGGCGATCCAGAAGCTCAAGAGCAAGGGCATCCCCGCCAGCAAGCTGCTGCTCGGCATCGGCTTCTACGGCCGGGGCTGGACCGGCGTCACCCAGACCGGACCGGGCGGCACCGCCACCGGCGCGGCACCGGGCACCTACGAGGCGGGCATCGAGGACTACAAGGTCCTCAAGAACACCTGCCCGGCCACCGGCACCGTCGGCGGCACCGCGTACGCCAAGTGCGGCAACAACTGGTGGAGCTACGACACCCCCGCCACCATCGGCGGCAAGATGTCGTACGCCAACGGCCAGAGCCTCGGCGGGGCGTTCTTCTGGGAGCTGTCCGGTGACACCACCAACGGCGAGTTGATCACCGCCATCAAGAACGGCCTCGGCTGA
- a CDS encoding DUF4397 domain-containing protein — translation MTPPAPLIRALRRVAALAGAALLGVGLTATTATPAAGAAVGYVRLAHLSPDTPAVDVYLAGTTNPNKPQVFPAVGYGALSDYLPLPAGRYAVSMRTAGAPASEPPVLTTEVTVSAGAAYTVAGVGRYADLGLRVLEDDLRAPAGGRAKVRVVQASVRAPVIDVAAAGGPEIASGVEFATTTRYEQVVPGTWTLRLAPPGATPTTTEVTLAGGNVYSLLVLDDERGGLTTQLRVDARGGAVVPAGGVDTGGGGLSAAASGPTGADAPADGLPATGALPTGAVAAILVAGAAAAALVGPVRRRARRSP, via the coding sequence ATGACCCCGCCAGCACCACTGATCCGCGCGCTACGCCGAGTCGCGGCGCTGGCCGGCGCGGCCCTGCTCGGCGTCGGCCTGACCGCGACCACCGCCACGCCGGCCGCCGGCGCGGCGGTCGGCTACGTGCGGCTGGCCCACCTGTCGCCGGACACCCCGGCGGTCGACGTCTACCTGGCCGGCACCACCAACCCGAACAAGCCGCAGGTCTTCCCCGCCGTCGGCTACGGAGCGCTCTCCGACTACCTGCCGCTGCCCGCCGGCCGGTACGCGGTCTCGATGCGGACGGCGGGAGCGCCGGCGAGCGAACCGCCGGTACTCACCACCGAGGTGACGGTGTCGGCCGGTGCCGCCTACACCGTCGCCGGAGTGGGACGCTACGCCGACCTGGGCCTGCGAGTGCTCGAGGACGATCTGCGGGCACCCGCCGGTGGCCGGGCCAAGGTCCGGGTGGTGCAGGCGTCGGTCCGGGCGCCGGTGATCGACGTGGCCGCCGCGGGCGGCCCGGAGATCGCCAGCGGCGTCGAGTTCGCCACCACCACCCGGTACGAGCAGGTGGTGCCGGGCACCTGGACCCTGCGGCTGGCGCCACCCGGTGCCACCCCGACCACCACCGAGGTCACCCTGGCAGGCGGGAACGTCTATTCGTTGCTGGTGCTCGACGACGAACGCGGCGGGCTCACCACACAGCTGCGGGTCGATGCGCGGGGCGGTGCCGTCGTACCGGCCGGTGGGGTGGACACCGGCGGCGGCGGCCTGAGCGCGGCGGCGAGCGGTCCGACCGGCGCCGACGCCCCCGCGGACGGGCTGCCCGCGACCGGCGCCCTGCCCACCGGTGCGGTGGCCGCCATCCTGGTCGCCGGGGCTGCGGCGGCCGCCCTGGTCGGGCCGGTCCGCCGACGGGCCCGCCGGAGTCCCTGA
- a CDS encoding class F sortase encodes MAAGAAGAAADGGLTRRGLLTGAGLVVWAAAGTGLAVAATRPGAPAPVWLDPCAGDGCPSKAASTGRPEATAGRPEATAGPPTRIRITRIGVDSPLVVLGLERDGRLAAPADFDRAGWFGGGVAPGDTGPAVIAGHVDSRTGPAVFHRLPELRPGDRIEVRRDDRWLPFRVVAASRHAKDRFPTAAVYGPTPGPELRLVTCDGEFDGRSRHYRDNLVVFAVWDQPVDPFAKWTRPGPA; translated from the coding sequence ATGGCCGCCGGTGCGGCCGGTGCGGCCGCCGATGGTGGCCTCACCCGGCGCGGACTGCTGACCGGTGCCGGGCTGGTGGTCTGGGCCGCGGCCGGAACCGGGCTCGCCGTCGCCGCGACCCGGCCGGGCGCGCCGGCGCCGGTCTGGCTCGACCCCTGCGCCGGGGACGGCTGTCCGTCGAAGGCGGCCTCGACGGGGCGGCCAGAGGCGACGGCCGGGCGGCCAGAGGCGACGGCCGGGCCGCCGACCCGGATCCGGATCACCCGGATCGGCGTCGACTCGCCCCTGGTCGTGCTCGGACTGGAGCGGGACGGGCGGCTCGCGGCGCCGGCCGACTTCGACCGGGCCGGCTGGTTCGGCGGGGGCGTGGCACCCGGCGATACCGGACCGGCGGTGATCGCCGGTCACGTCGACTCCCGGACCGGGCCGGCCGTCTTCCACCGGCTGCCCGAGCTACGACCGGGCGACCGGATCGAGGTACGGCGGGACGACCGGTGGCTACCGTTCCGGGTGGTGGCCGCGAGTCGACACGCCAAGGACCGGTTCCCCACCGCCGCCGTCTACGGCCCCACCCCTGGCCCGGAACTGCGCCTGGTCACCTGCGACGGGGAGTTCGACGGGCGCAGCCGGCACTACCGCGACAACCTGGTGGTCTTCGCCGTCTGGGATCAGCCGGTCGATCCGTTCGCGAAGTGGACCCGGCCCGGCCCGGCCTGA